Proteins encoded in a region of the Nonomuraea helvata genome:
- a CDS encoding endo-alpha-N-acetylgalactosaminidase family protein has protein sequence MRPSPVVFAAALALTAPLLAGVTAAPASADPTPTPTPTPAPTYELSSPEPPTTGAPPPGPTAQNALPRPADVANPIAVSSPALTVELDPGFPRVLRYIDRAGGAVLGGSTGVPAVVLNGQARTAAVTPAGNDGATARYRLAFPGLEGVVLGASIGVKGRVTTFRIDSVADTEAFRVHTIDLPGHDLVSVSSAQPGAATAFTRLDPNSTRTADVFAQVTAATAPDAGPVGATYAIVNTDRLAAAVESNSTYDHPSGVTDKDAARLWHQARKDAGGTVTVGVWSGQWTHRADGSPFTEEPPWAKVVVTPDANGDGTLDWQDGAVAFRDIAVEPPGAEQTRDRVVTHIPFNFSSQATHPFLRTLDDVKRISLATDGLGQLALLKGYQSEGHDSAHPDYGGNYNRRAGGLKDLNTLLKAGKGWNATFGVHVNATESYPEARSFSEQLVNKDAKGWNWLDQAYLIDQRGDLTRGTLARRLARLRAEADRNLAVLYVDVFRPYGWVADRTLAELRRQGWQVTTEWSDKLERSSLWSHWANDLNYGGVTNKGLNSQIIRFIRNDEKDVWNADPILGNARIVEFEGWQAKNDFTAFYRNIWEHNLPVKYLQHYKIMDWNADEIVFTGGVRGTYRNGRRELFAGGHKVLDGATYLLPWQGKYYHFNPAGGDTTWDADRPMTVYRLTDQGRVKTGTVTPVNGRITLRAEAGVPYVLYPGRAPEQADPDWGQGSGVRDPGFNGDRLAGWSVTGPVSVQKNDLGQRVALLGGGARARLEQRLRGLEPGRTYTASAFVEVQPGKTRETTLEVAGRSVTVSRSTARNYIASDEKHDTFFQRAKVTFTAPGGSATLRITAAAADGDVRVDDVRLFRREPEGAVETFESAEPGWGPFVKGDAGGSFDARTHLSERHEPYTQAGWNGKAVDDVLEGNWSLKAHEERQGLIYRTLPWTARFEAGHAYKVSFRYQNAQPDTYEWVTGYDKGGSGVETRRTPIPERRATATFTERVTGGCGDVWVGLRSLKPEQAGADFILDDFSVTYLGPAQDAAACGTLEVAPAAVLEQGAANEVVTTFTNLEDVAAGDVRVTLGVPDGWAVSGDGTGTVEPGGKLATTWQVTPPADAAYGSYQVTAAVTYTAGGAAKRLTASATVRTLPPPPTADAFASDLQWVVADNGWGPVERDRSNGDTGEADGGPIVIGGRTFAKGLGTHAPAKVRFYLRGACTGFTAFVGVDDVQATRGSVQFSVVADGVEKAHSPVLRAADEAYELSADVSGTRFVDLVAGDGGDGNGNDHADWGEARFRCG, from the coding sequence ATGCGTCCCAGTCCCGTCGTCTTCGCGGCAGCCCTCGCACTGACGGCCCCACTCCTCGCCGGGGTCACGGCCGCCCCGGCGTCCGCCGACCCGACGCCAACGCCCACCCCCACACCCGCGCCCACGTACGAGTTGTCGTCCCCGGAGCCGCCCACGACCGGCGCGCCCCCGCCCGGCCCCACCGCGCAGAACGCGCTCCCAAGGCCCGCGGACGTGGCGAACCCGATCGCCGTCTCCTCGCCCGCGCTCACCGTGGAGCTGGACCCCGGCTTCCCGCGTGTCCTGCGGTACATCGACCGGGCCGGCGGGGCTGTCCTCGGCGGCAGCACGGGCGTGCCCGCCGTCGTGCTCAACGGCCAGGCGCGGACCGCCGCCGTGACGCCGGCCGGGAACGACGGCGCGACCGCGCGCTACCGGCTGGCCTTCCCCGGCCTGGAAGGCGTCGTCCTGGGCGCCAGCATCGGGGTGAAGGGCCGGGTGACGACGTTCAGGATCGACTCGGTGGCCGACACCGAGGCGTTCCGCGTCCACACGATCGACCTGCCGGGCCACGACCTGGTGTCGGTGTCGAGCGCGCAGCCGGGCGCGGCGACCGCGTTCACCCGGCTGGACCCCAACTCGACCCGCACCGCCGACGTCTTCGCCCAGGTCACGGCGGCCACCGCGCCCGACGCCGGTCCGGTCGGGGCGACGTACGCGATCGTGAACACCGACCGGCTGGCCGCGGCGGTCGAGTCGAACTCCACCTACGACCACCCCTCCGGCGTCACCGACAAGGACGCGGCCAGGCTCTGGCACCAGGCCAGGAAGGACGCCGGCGGCACCGTCACGGTGGGCGTGTGGAGCGGTCAGTGGACGCACCGCGCGGACGGCTCGCCGTTCACCGAGGAGCCGCCCTGGGCCAAGGTCGTGGTCACCCCGGACGCCAACGGCGACGGGACGCTCGACTGGCAGGACGGCGCGGTGGCGTTCAGGGACATCGCCGTCGAACCCCCCGGCGCCGAGCAGACCAGGGACCGCGTGGTCACGCACATCCCGTTCAACTTCTCCAGCCAGGCCACGCACCCGTTCCTGCGCACGCTCGACGACGTCAAGCGCATCTCGCTGGCCACCGACGGCCTCGGCCAGCTCGCGCTGCTCAAGGGCTACCAGTCGGAGGGCCACGACTCGGCCCACCCCGACTACGGCGGCAACTACAACCGGCGCGCCGGGGGGCTGAAGGACCTGAACACGCTGCTCAAGGCCGGGAAGGGCTGGAACGCCACGTTCGGCGTGCACGTCAACGCCACCGAGTCCTACCCCGAGGCCAGGAGCTTCAGCGAGCAGCTCGTCAACAAGGACGCCAAGGGCTGGAACTGGCTCGACCAGGCGTACCTGATCGACCAGCGCGGCGACCTGACCAGAGGCACCCTCGCCCGGCGGCTCGCGCGGCTGCGCGCGGAGGCGGACAGGAACCTCGCGGTGCTGTACGTGGACGTCTTCAGGCCGTACGGCTGGGTCGCCGACCGCACGCTGGCCGAGCTGCGCAGGCAGGGCTGGCAGGTGACCACCGAGTGGTCGGACAAGCTGGAACGCTCGTCGCTCTGGTCACACTGGGCCAACGACCTCAACTACGGCGGAGTCACCAACAAGGGACTGAACTCGCAGATCATCCGGTTCATCCGCAACGACGAGAAGGACGTCTGGAACGCCGACCCGATCCTCGGCAACGCCCGCATCGTCGAGTTCGAGGGCTGGCAGGCGAAGAACGACTTCACCGCGTTCTACCGCAACATCTGGGAGCACAACCTGCCGGTCAAGTACCTGCAGCACTACAAGATCATGGACTGGAACGCGGACGAGATCGTCTTCACCGGCGGCGTGCGCGGCACGTACCGGAACGGGAGGCGCGAGCTGTTCGCCGGCGGGCACAAGGTGCTCGACGGGGCCACGTACCTGCTGCCGTGGCAGGGCAAGTACTACCACTTCAACCCGGCCGGAGGGGACACCACCTGGGACGCCGACCGGCCGATGACCGTCTACAGGCTCACCGACCAGGGCCGCGTCAAGACGGGCACGGTCACCCCGGTCAACGGCAGGATCACGTTACGCGCGGAGGCGGGCGTGCCGTACGTGCTCTACCCCGGCAGAGCGCCCGAGCAGGCCGATCCGGACTGGGGGCAGGGCAGCGGCGTGCGCGACCCCGGCTTCAACGGCGACCGGCTCGCCGGGTGGAGCGTCACGGGCCCGGTGAGCGTCCAGAAGAACGACCTGGGCCAGCGGGTGGCGCTGCTCGGCGGCGGGGCGCGGGCGCGGCTCGAGCAGCGGCTGAGGGGCCTGGAGCCGGGCCGTACGTACACCGCCTCCGCGTTCGTCGAGGTCCAGCCGGGGAAGACCCGCGAGACCACCCTGGAGGTGGCCGGGCGGTCGGTGACCGTCAGCCGGTCCACGGCCAGGAACTACATCGCCTCCGACGAGAAGCACGACACCTTCTTCCAGCGGGCCAAGGTGACGTTCACCGCGCCGGGCGGGTCGGCCACGCTGCGGATCACGGCCGCCGCCGCCGACGGGGACGTGCGGGTGGACGACGTGCGGCTGTTCCGGCGGGAGCCGGAGGGAGCGGTGGAGACGTTCGAGTCGGCCGAGCCCGGCTGGGGGCCGTTCGTGAAGGGCGACGCGGGCGGGTCGTTCGACGCGCGCACGCACCTGTCGGAGCGGCACGAGCCGTACACGCAGGCCGGGTGGAACGGCAAGGCGGTCGACGACGTGCTGGAGGGGAACTGGTCGCTGAAGGCGCACGAGGAGCGGCAGGGGCTGATCTACCGCACGCTGCCGTGGACGGCGCGGTTCGAGGCGGGGCACGCGTACAAGGTGTCCTTCCGCTACCAGAACGCGCAGCCGGACACTTACGAGTGGGTGACCGGCTACGACAAGGGCGGCTCCGGCGTCGAGACGCGGCGCACGCCGATCCCCGAGCGGCGCGCCACCGCCACCTTCACCGAACGTGTGACAGGCGGGTGCGGCGACGTGTGGGTCGGCCTGCGCTCGCTCAAGCCCGAGCAGGCCGGGGCCGACTTCATCCTCGACGACTTCTCCGTGACCTACCTCGGCCCGGCGCAGGACGCCGCGGCCTGCGGGACCTTGGAGGTGGCGCCCGCCGCCGTTCTCGAGCAGGGGGCGGCCAACGAGGTCGTCACCACGTTCACGAACCTCGAGGACGTGGCGGCCGGCGACGTCCGCGTGACGTTGGGCGTACCGGACGGGTGGGCGGTCAGCGGCGACGGGACCGGCACGGTCGAGCCCGGCGGGAAGCTGGCCACCACCTGGCAGGTCACGCCGCCCGCGGACGCCGCGTACGGCTCCTATCAGGTGACCGCCGCCGTGACGTACACCGCCGGGGGAGCGGCCAAGCGGCTCACCGCCTCCGCCACCGTGCGCACGCTGCCCCCGCCGCCCACAGCGGACGCCTTCGCGAGCGACCTGCAGTGGGTCGTCGCCGACAACGGCTGGGGGCCGGTCGAGCGCGACCGGTCCAACGGCGACACCGGGGAGGCGGACGGCGGGCCGATCGTCATCGGCGGGCGGACGTTCGCCAAGGGGCTCGGCACGCATGCGCCCGCGAAAGTGCGTTTCTACCTGAGGGGCGCGTGTACGGGCTTCACGGCGTTCGTGGGGGTTGACGATGTGCAGGCCACGCGGGGGTCCGTGCAGTTCAGCGTGGTGGCCGACGGTGTGGAGAAGGCGCACAGCCCCGTGCTGAGGGCCGCCGACGAGGCGTACGAGCTGAGCGCCGACGTGTCCGGCACCCGGTTCGTGGACCTCGTGGCCGGTGACGGCGGCGACGGCAACGGCAACGACCACGCGGATTGGGGTGAGGCCAGGTTCAGGTGCGGCTGA
- a CDS encoding IS5 family transposase produces the protein MTRRHDLTDAQWAALEPHLPAASGKGRPPKWSKRQLIDGIRWRIRTGAPWRDVPACYGHWFTVYGLFRRWQREGIWARILAALQACADAAGKIDWTVSVDSTITRAHQHAAGARRDGHLQKEPPGGVHSEPADHGLGRSRGGLTTKTHLACEQGRKLLAAVVTAGQRGDSPQFIPVLGKIRVARLGGGRPRTRPDRVLADKAYTSKANRTHLRRRGIKACIPSKADQDAHRRAKGSKGGRPPAFDPAFYRLRHAVECGINLLKGNRGMATRYDKLAVRYEAVVIIAAINQWLNAL, from the coding sequence GTGACGAGGCGGCACGACCTCACTGATGCGCAGTGGGCGGCGCTGGAGCCGCATCTGCCTGCCGCATCGGGCAAGGGGCGTCCGCCGAAGTGGAGCAAGCGTCAGTTGATCGACGGGATCCGGTGGCGGATCCGGACCGGGGCGCCGTGGCGGGACGTTCCTGCCTGCTACGGCCACTGGTTCACCGTGTATGGCTTGTTCCGGCGCTGGCAGCGGGAGGGGATCTGGGCGCGGATCCTGGCGGCCTTGCAGGCGTGTGCGGACGCCGCCGGGAAGATCGATTGGACGGTGAGCGTGGACTCCACCATCACCCGGGCTCACCAGCACGCGGCCGGAGCACGCCGGGACGGTCACCTGCAAAAGGAACCACCCGGCGGGGTGCACAGCGAGCCGGCCGATCATGGCCTGGGGCGCTCGCGCGGCGGGCTGACCACCAAGACCCATCTGGCTTGCGAGCAGGGCCGCAAGCTGCTGGCTGCGGTGGTGACCGCCGGGCAGCGGGGCGACAGCCCGCAGTTCATACCGGTGCTCGGCAAGATCCGGGTGGCCCGCCTCGGCGGTGGCCGTCCCAGGACCCGCCCGGACCGGGTCCTGGCCGACAAGGCCTACACCAGCAAGGCCAACCGGACTCATCTGCGCCGGCGTGGGATCAAGGCGTGCATTCCGAGCAAGGCCGACCAGGACGCTCACCGGCGAGCCAAGGGATCGAAGGGAGGTCGCCCGCCCGCCTTCGACCCCGCGTTCTACCGGCTGCGTCACGCTGTGGAGTGCGGCATCAACCTGCTCAAAGGCAACCGCGGCATGGCGACCCGTTACGACAAGCTCGCCGTACGCTACGAAGCCGTCGTCATCATCGCTGCGATCAACCAGTGGCTCAATGCCTTATGA